In Glycine max cultivar Williams 82 chromosome 7, Glycine_max_v4.0, whole genome shotgun sequence, a single window of DNA contains:
- the LOC778101 gene encoding dof zinc finger protein DOF1.4, with the protein MFGGKCEKMVAVTPQTASNKWTQTQQIDDHKAPMGRIMEKPSQDLLQQQQQALKCPRCDSSNTKFCYYNNYSLSQPRHFCKACKRYWTRGGTLRNVPVGGGCRKNKRMKRPTNGDSSSANSPSSSTPSASSNPPSQPHIDNIIVSGSATNHINNINPLFYGGDVMNNVPFPKFNLLQSQLNALGLGFSSGVRENGFSTTSNNNFFSAYNSIFGSSSSSTCAPSTPVMASLLSSTLLQQNFMGGGGGGVKGRDHDQGDNTFHGLAPLQGLRVEGDSNNNIGSKEVKGEGQNRFEWSNNNNNNNNNGGGGQNQMEHVGLSDPNSLYWNTATGLGAWSDQPNIGPSVTSLI; encoded by the exons atgtttggtgGTAAATGTGAGAAAATGGTAGCAGTCACCCCTCAAACAGCGTCTAACAAATGGACACAGACACAACAG ATAGATGATCACAAGGCCCCTATGGGAAGAATCATGGAAAAACCAAGCCAAGATCTTcttcagcagcagcaacaagCCCTAAAGTGCCCTCGCTGCGACTCTTCAAACACCAAGTTCTGCTACTATAACAACTATAGTTTGTCACAGCCTAGGCATTTTTGCAAAGCTTGCAAGCGTTACTGGACAAGAGGTGGCACTCTCAGAAACGTTCCTGTTGGTGGTGGCTGCAGAAAAAACAAGCGTATGAAGCGTCCAACAAACGGTGATTCTTCTTCTGCTAACTCTCCTTCTTCGTCCACTCCTAGCGCCAGTTCAAACCCTCCTTCGCAGCCCCACATCGATAATATTATTGTTTCTGGCTCCGCCACAAACCATATAAATAATATCAACCCTTTGTTTTATGGTGGTGATGTGATGAATAATGTTCCTTTCCCAAAGTTTAATCTTCTTCAGTCTCAGCTGAATGCTCTTGGGTTAGGTTTTTCATCTGGGGTTAGAGAGAATGGGTTTAGCACTACTTCAAATAACAACTTTTTTTCTGCTTATAACTCTATCTttggttcttcttcttcctcaactTGTGCACCCTCAACTCCTGTTATGGCTTCCTTGCTGAGTTCCACTCTTCTGCAACAAAATTTtatgggtggtggtggtggtggggtGAAGGGTCGTGATCATGATCAAGGTGACAATACTTTCCATGGCTTGGCACCGCTACAAGGGTTGCGAGTGGAAGGggatagtaataataatattggcTCAAAAGAAGTGAAAGGTGAAGGACAAAACAGGTTTGAGTGgagcaataataataacaacaacaacaacaatggtggtggtggtcAAAACCAGATGGAGCATGTGGGTTTGTCTGATCCTAATTCGCTTTATTGGAACACTGCAACGGGTTTGGGTGCTTGGAGTGATCAACCTAACATTGGTCCTTCAGTCACTTCTCTGAtctag
- the LOC100814555 gene encoding dof zinc finger protein DOF2.2 gives MEQEGEKGREERRQVQRAATQQPPQQHQKCPRCGSMNTKFCYFNNYSLSQPRHFCKTCKRYWTHGGTFRNIPVGGGSRKVKRGKTNSSSFSSSSSSSSNLLTQPQQNLLMRPSPPLITTMVQSTSPYYHLAGGSGYLSSLATLHSLNNNTSQPFNQYLKVGGDFAGSSNSPLVSGFNAAYSLPPRFPQQQSMYPAQQQQQQQQRLIPSNMASSGAVSHSALRTQSLINNVSTSTNHRASISDASLWSAATVNTTSIGGNSDQNNVVKGGSSSLVPSHWLHRPGFGPPQ, from the coding sequence ATGGAACAAGAAggagaaaaagggagagaggaGAGAAGACAAGTTCAACGTGCAGCAACACAACAACCTCCTCAGCAGCATCAGAAATGTCCACGCTGCGGTTCCATGAACACCAAGTTCTGCTATTTCAACAACTATAGCCTCTCGCAGCCTCGTCACTTCTGCAAAACGTGTAAAAGGTACTGGACACACGGTGGAACCTTCAGGAACATACCCGTTGGTGGCGGTTCCCGCAAAGTGAAGCGTGGCAAAACaaattcttcatctttttcttcttcttcttcttcatcttccaatTTGCTCACACAGCCACAGCAGAATCTGTTGATGAGGCCTTCACCACCCCTTATCACTACTATGGTTCAGTCTACTAGCCCTTACTATCATCTTGCTGGTGGAAGTGGGTATTTGTCTTCTCTTGCAACACTTCATTCTCTGAACAACAACACATCACAGCCTTTCAATCAGTACCTGAAAGTTGGTGGTGATTTTGCTGGTTCTTCTAATTCTCCTCTTGTGTCTGGCTTCAACGCTGCTTATTCGCTTCCACCGCGATTCCCCCAGCAACAATCTATGTATCCtgcacaacaacaacaacaacagcaacaacgtTTGATTCCATCAAATATGGCTAGCAGCGGTGCTGTTTCTCATTCGGCTCTTCGCACGCAAAGCTTGATCAACAATGTTTCAACAAGTACAAACCATAGGGCTAGTATTTCTGATGCTTCTTTGTGGAGTGCTGCTACTGTCAACACCACTTCCATCGGTGGAAACTCTGATCAGAACAATGTCGTCAAAGGAGGTTCTTCTTCTTTGGTCCCAAGTCATTGGCTTCATCGCCCTGGGTTTGGTCCTCCTCAATAA